CGACTCCGGCAGGCCCGGAATCTGAATCGTCACCTCGTCGGGCTGGGCGCCACCGCGGCCGTCCTCGGTGGCGACGAAGAACGCGGGCACCTCCTGCGGCTCCGGCGGGGTGGTCAGGCTGTCCAACATCCGGCACGCGGTGTGGAAGTGGCCCCGGACCAGGCCCTGGGCGTTGAGCAGCGAGCTCTCCACGTAGTAGCCACCCTGACCGGCGGCCAGGAAGCGGTCCCGGACCAGGTTGCGGGTGCTGACCCGCAGCGTGAACGCCTGGTTGCGGCCGACCTGGTCGGGGAACTGGGTGATCAGCAGGGACGGGTTGTTGGCGGCGGCGCCGACCTCACCGAACTCGGTGCTCACGCAGCGGTTGCCGATCTGGAAACCGTCGTGCGGCTGGAGCCGGCTCTCGTCGCAGTCGTTGGCCAGTACGCCGAGTCCGGCGCCGGGGGCGTTCCCACCACCGTTGTTGCCACCACCGTTGTTGCCGCCACCGGGGGTGGTGGTGGGCGTGCTGCCGCCACCGTTGTTGCCGCCCGTGTTGCCGGTGGGCTGCACCTGGCAGTCGGCGAGCTGCGCGAGACCCTGCGGCCGAGGTCCGACCCGGTCGATCGCGGTCGTGATCCGGTCCAGCACCGCGCGCCGCTTGCCGGCCAGCGGCTGGAGGATCGCGCTGCGGATGAACGCCTCACCCTTGTTGCCCTCGGCTGCCAGCCGACGGTCCGCCTCGGCGATCTGGGACTGCAACTGGGCGAGACCCCGGTCCACCTCGGCCCGCGCCTGGGCCGGCACCTGCGGCAGTTTGGCCGTCACATCGGGGCAGGCAATGGCCGTGCCGGTGCCCACCGTGCCGTCCTTGCCGTCCTCGCACTCGGGGACCGACTGCTGTCCGTCACCCCAGTGATTACGCACCCACCGACCGTTCTGCCAGGTTCGGCTGGTCGAAGCGCCAGTCGGCGCGGTCGAGCCCGGGCTCGGCTCCACGCATTGCCCAGCCGCCGGACGTGGCTTATTTGTCCGCCGGTCCTGGGCCGACGAAATCTGGGTCACGGCGACGACTCCGCCGAAGACCACGAGCGTGCCGACAACGGCCAGCAGACGCTTGCTCCGCGCGTTGCCGGATGACCGGCGCGCCCGTGTGGACCTGCGCATCGAATTGCTCTCCTTCTCGATCCGGTAGTGGATTCCTGCCCTCGGCGGACCGACGGATGTGAGATGGCACGCCACGGCGGCGACCACCGTGGCCTGACCGGTAATGCGTCGATGGCCGACGATGCCCTTTCCGCACCGTCTCCCGCGTCAGGTCGACGCGGATGGGGAGATCCTGTTCATTCGCGCAGGAGTACGGGACGGCGACCGGGAAGGTTCAACCGGCGCACAGGAAATTGCCGCGATCCGGCACGGAGCCGGTGCGCAGCAGGAGTCAGCAGGTAGAACGGGCGCCCGTCAGTCGGCGCAGAGGTGATCGAAGGCGAACCCGCCCACCAGTTCGTGGCGGCGCCGACTCAACGCGACGATCTGCGCGGTCAACTCGGTGCGCGGCAGCAGATCCGTGAGCGCATCCGTACGCAGCCGCTCGCCCACGGCGACCGTGGCGAGATCCTCGGCCAGTCGGGCCGGGTCGATGCCGCACGAAAAACGGTGCTCGGTCACCGAGACCCGCTCGACGAGGCACGCGTCGGGGCGGACCTGCACCCAACTCCACCCCTGCGCCGGCCCGTCCGCCCAGCGCACGTGCAGGCCTCGCACGATCGGGTCGGCGACCCGCCCGGCAACGTACGCCTCGACCACCGCCGCGCGGGTCAGCGCGCCGAGGTCGTTGACCGGCCCGGTCCGGCCGTCCGGCAGCCGACCGAGGATGTCCCGGAAGCCCACCGGTGCCGGTTCGTCCCCGGTGGCGGTCACCCCGGCACCGCCCGCCGCGTAGGCGCGAGCGTCGATCACGTACTCCACGAGGCGTCGGCCGTGCTCGGCCGCCCGCAACGTCGACGATCCGATCCGCAGCACCGGCAGCCCGGCGGCCGCGCTCACCGCGTCCTTGAGGCGCTCGACGCGCTGCTCCGCCGAGCCGGCGGCCGGGACCGGGCCGATCTCCACGGCGACGATCGCCCGGCCGGTGTCGGCGGCGCAGACCACGAAGTCGAAGCTGGCGCGGCTGGCAGAGCTCCACTGGCTGCCGGTGACGCCGGGCGGGCGACCCTGCACCAGGTCACTGAGCCGGCGCGCCGGATAGGCCCGGTGGTCGGCGCGGCTGAGCAGCGTGTCGCGTCCACCGTCGGCGGGCACCGCCCGCAGGAAGCCGCGGTCGTCGCTGCCGATGCTCGTCATCTGCCTGATCCATCCGCCGGTCGGTCGAGCCGGGCCGAGTCTAGGTGGTCGATCATGGTCCACCGACTTCGGGTGTGATCGGGATCACAGTCACGTGACGTTCCAGGGATGGCCCCCGGGTGTATCCAGCGACCGTCGGTAACGGGCCGGCCGGAGGTGACCATGTCGCGACAGCAGTTCGGCTTCCTCGCCGGGTTTCTCGCCGTAGCAGTCTGGGCGCTCGCCGGCGCCGGCGTGGCCGCCCTCGCCGTGCTCGCCGGCCTGCTCGGCTGGCTGGTGGTCCGGGTTCTCGACGGCGACCTCGCGGTGACCGGCCTCGGCGACCGCCACGGCGACCCGCGGCGACACCGATGACCACCCGTCCGGTCGCGGGGACGAGCCCCGGCACCAACCTGGCCACCGGGTCGGACCGTCACCCGGCCGACGCGGCGGACGTCGCACGGATCGCGGTCCAGGCAGCCGGCCTGGTGCCGGGCGTGTCCGTCGTCCGTCCGGCAGCGGTCCGCCTGGACGACCGGTCCGTCGGGCTCGACCTGCACCTGATCACCTGGTACGGGCACAGCGTGCCAACCATCGCCGAGACGGTCCGGACGGTGGTCGCCGACCGGGTGGCCGCGACCACCGGGCTCAGCGTGGCGGTGGTGACCGTCACCGTGGACGACCTGCTCGTCCCCGGCGTGGACGTCTCCGCAGCCCCCGCGACCGTCCGGCCGGCGGACGGCTGAGATGCGGAGCGCCAACCGGGTCGCCTCGCTCCTGCTGGCCGCCGCACTGCTCGTCGGCGGGTCACTGGCGGCCGTCCAGGCACT
The nucleotide sequence above comes from Micromonospora luteifusca. Encoded proteins:
- a CDS encoding DUF2726 domain-containing protein — its product is MTSIGSDDRGFLRAVPADGGRDTLLSRADHRAYPARRLSDLVQGRPPGVTGSQWSSASRASFDFVVCAADTGRAIVAVEIGPVPAAGSAEQRVERLKDAVSAAAGLPVLRIGSSTLRAAEHGRRLVEYVIDARAYAAGGAGVTATGDEPAPVGFRDILGRLPDGRTGPVNDLGALTRAAVVEAYVAGRVADPIVRGLHVRWADGPAQGWSWVQVRPDACLVERVSVTEHRFSCGIDPARLAEDLATVAVGERLRTDALTDLLPRTELTAQIVALSRRRHELVGGFAFDHLCAD
- a CDS encoding Asp23/Gls24 family envelope stress response protein, with amino-acid sequence MTTRPVAGTSPGTNLATGSDRHPADAADVARIAVQAAGLVPGVSVVRPAAVRLDDRSVGLDLHLITWYGHSVPTIAETVRTVVADRVAATTGLSVAVVTVTVDDLLVPGVDVSAAPATVRPADG